The DNA segment GCGCAGCGCACGTGACGCAATCGTTGCAGGGCACCAAGGGGCCGATCGTGGCGACCACCGACTACATGCGCACATTTGCCGAGCAGATCCGCGCGTACATGCCGAAGGGGCGCAGCTACAAGGTGCTTGGCACCGACGGTTTCGGTCGCTCGGATACCCGCGCCAAGCTGCGCGAGTTCTTCGAAGTCAATCGCTACTTCATCACGGTGGCAGCCTTGAAGGGACTGGCGGACGACGGCGCGATTTCGGCATCCGTGGTGGCCCAGGCGATCGCCAAATACGGCATCAACCCGGAAAAGCCCAACCCGATGACGGTCTGAACGATCACCACCTGAATAAAAAAACTGCCTCCCTCAACGGGGAGCGCAACCACCAGTAAGAGGTTCCTTCCCCTGGCAGGGGAGGCGGAGAACGGAGCTATAACCATGAGCATGACAGAAATCAAGGTGCCGGACATTGGTGACTTCAAGGAAGTGGAAGTCATTGAATTGCTGGTCAAGGTGGGGGATACGATCAAGGCGGAGCAGTCGCTGGTCACGGTGGAATCGGACAAGGCGAGCATGGAAATTCCCGCCAGCCACGCCGGCGTGGTCAAGGAACTGAAGGTCAAGATCGGCGACAAGGTGGCCGAAGGGTCGGTGCTGCTGGTGCTGGAAGCACAGGATGGCGCTGCGGCGCCGGCAGCTGCACCGGCTGCAGCCGCGCCGGCGCCGGCGCAATCTGCTGCGCCGGCGCCTGCCGTCGCGGCGCCTGCTGCGCCATTGCCGGCGGTGCAACCGCAGCCAACCATGGCCGTGGTCGAGAGCGCGCCGGCTCCAGGCGGGCGCAAGCCGCACGCGTCGCCCTCGGTGCGCAAGTTCGCGCGTGAGCTTGGCGTTGATCTGGCGCGTGTGCCGGGTTCTGGTCCCAAGGGCCGCATCGTGCAGCCGGATGTCCAGGCTTACGTAAAATCGGTGGTTTCCGGCGCAGCCGCGCCTGCGGCTGCTGCGGGCGGCGGCGCCGGCATGAACCTGCTGCCGTGGCCATCGCTGGACTTCTCGAAGTTTGGCGCCACCGAAGTACAGCCGCTGCCGCGCATCAAGAAAATCAGCGGTCCGAACCTGCACCGCAACTGGGTAATGATCCCCCACGTGACGCAGTTCGACGAGGCCGACATTACCGACCTCGAAGAATTCCGCAAGTCCAGCAATGCTGCGCTGGCCAAGTCCGGCGTCAAGCTGACCATGCTGGCGTTCGTGATCAAGGCCTGCGTGGCCGCGCTCAGGCAATACCCTGCCTTCAATGCGTCGCTCAATGAGAAGGGCGAGAACCTGATCCTCAAGCAGTATTACAACATCGGCTTTGCCGCCGATACGCCAAATGGCCTGGTGGTGCCGGTCATCAAGGATGCAGACAAAAAGGGCATTTCACAGATCGCGGCCGAAATGGGTACGCTGTCAGCGCAGGCCCGCGATGGCAAGTTGAAGCCCGCGGACATGCAGGGCGCCAGCTTTACCATCTCATCGCTTGGCGGCATTGGCGGCACGGCGTTCACGCCGATCATCAATGCGCCGGAAGTGGCGATCCTGGGCCTGTCCAAGTCGGCCATCAAGCCAGTATGGGATGGCAAGCAATTCGCCCCGCGCCTGCTGCTGCCGCTGTCGCTGTCGTATGACCACCGCGTCATCGATGGCGCTATGGCCGCGCGCTTCACGGTATTCCTGGGCGAGGTGCTGGCCGACATGCGCAAGACCCTGCTGTGAGCGGCGCAGCCGACCTTACCGGAGAGCTGGCATGACCACCTGCGTCGTCGTCAAGAAGGATAACCAGATTGCCATCGCCGCCGATTCGCTGGTGACATTTGGCGACACGCGCCTGTCGAGCGCCTATGAAGCCAACCGCAAGATTTTCCAGGTGGGCGAATCCTGGATCACCCTGGCGGGGACGGCGGCACACTTTCCGGTCATGCGCAAGCTGCTGACCGAGATGGGCGAGGATTGCAAGCTGAGCAGCCGCGAGGAAGTCTTCGAGACGTACTCGAAGGTGCACCAGATTTTGAAAGAGAACTACTTCCTGAATACCAAGGAAGACGAAGACGATCCTTACGAATCGTCGCAGATCACTTCGCTGATTGCCAACCCTTACGGGATTTTTGGCGTGTATTCGTATCGCGAAGTGTTCAGCTTCGACCGTTTCTGGGGCATCGGCAGCGGGCGCAATTTTGCCCTGGGAGCGATGTATGCAGTCTACGAGCAGCCCGGCAGCGCCCGCGACATTGCTCTGGCTGGAGTGCAGGCCGGGGTCGAATTCGACAAGAGTTCCGCGGCGCCGTACCAGGTTTACAGTATCGAAATGAAACAAGAATAAGTTGGAGATAACGCTATGTCTACGCTGGAAATGAAGGTACCCAATATCGGCGACTTCAAGGATGTCGAAGTCATCGAACTGCTGGTCAAGCCGGGCGACACGATCAAGGTGGACCAGTCGGTCGCCACGGTCGAGTCGGACAAGGCCAGCATTGAAATTCCCGCCAGCCACGCCGGCGTGGTCAAGGAGCTCAAAGTCAAGCTGGGCGACAAGGTGTCAGAAGGCGCCTTGCTGCTGGTGCTGGATGTGCAGGAGGGCGCTGAGGCGCCTGCCGCAGCAACGGCTGCCGCAGCGCCGGTTGCTGCCCCCGCGGCGGCGCCATCGGCGCCCGCTGCTGCCGTTGCCGCGCCTGCCGCCGCCAGCTTTGCCGGCCAGGCCGACATGGAATGCGATACGCTGGTGCTGGGCGCCGGCCCCGGCGGGTATACCGCCGCCTTCCGCGCCGCCGATCTCGGACAGAAAGTGATCCTGGTCGAGCGCTACCCGAGTCTCGGGGGCGTTTGCCTGAATGTCGGCTGCATTCCCTCCAAGGCCTTGCTGCATGCCGCCAAGGTGATCACCGAGTCCGAGGAAATGGCCCATGCAGGCGTCAAGTTCGGCAAGCCGGAAATCGATATCGACGGCTTGCGCGGCTGGAAGGAAGGCGTCATCAAGAAGCTGACCGGCGGACTGTCCGGCCTCGCCAAGGCGCGCAAGGTACAGGTCGTGCAGGGCAAGGGCGGATTTTCCTCTCCCAACACCCTGACAGTCGAAACGCCGGACGGCAGCAAGACCATCGCCTTCCGCAATGCCATCGTCGCCGCCGGCTCGTCCGTCGCGAAGATTCCCGGATTTCCCTATGACGATCCGCGCCTGATCGATTCCACCGGCGCGCTGGAACTGCGCCAGATCCCCAAGCGCTTGCTGGTGATCGGCGGCGGCATCATCGGCCTGGAAATGGCTTGCGTGTATGACGCCCTGGGCAGCCGCGTGACCGTGGTCGAATTCGCCGACGGCCTGATCCCGGCGGCAGACCGCGATATCGTCAAGCCGCTGCAAAAGCGCATCGAGAAACGCTATGAGGCGATCTACCTGAAGACCAAGGTAACCAGGCTGGAGGCGCGCGCGGAAGGCTTGCTCGCCACATTCGAGGGCGCCGAAGGCAGCAACAATGCGCCGGCGCAGCCGCAACTCTACGACATGGTCCTGCTGGCGGTGGGGCGCCGCCCGAATGGCCGCGAGATCGCTGCCGACAAGGCGGGCGTCGTGGTCAACGAGCGCGGCTTCATTCCCGTCGATGCACAGCAGCGCACCAATGTGCCGCACATTTTCGCCATCGGCGATATCTGTGGCGACCCGATGCTGGCGCACAAGGCGACCAACGAAGCCAAGGTGGCCGCCGAAGTCATCGCCGGCCACAAGGTGGCGTTCGACGCCATGACCATTCCTTCCGTTGCCTACACCGACCCTGAAATCGCCTGGATGGGCGTGACCGAAACCGAAGCCAAGGCCAAGGGCATCCCGTATGAAAAGGCGGCCTTCCCGTGGGCGGCATCTGGCCGCGCGCTGGCAATGGGGCGCGATGACGGCGTCACCAAGCTGCTGTGGGACCCGGAAACCAAGCGCATCATTGGCGCGGGCATTGTTGGCGTGAATGCCGGCGAATTGCTGGCGGAGACGGTGCTGGCGATGGAAATGGGCGCCGACCTGGAAGACCTGGCGCTGACCGTGCATGCCCATCCGACCCTGTCGGAGACGCCCATGTTCGCCGCCGAGATGGGACTGGGCATCATCACCGACCTTTACGTGCCGAAGAAGTAGGCAGCGCTTCCTGCAACTCTCCCTTTTACGCGGCCCGCGGGAAACCCGGCCGCGTTTTTTTGTGTGCGCAGGTAAGTGCAATCCTTTCCCTGCGGGTATCTCCTGTATCTGGCATTATTTCACTTGCAGATATTTCGCAGGATGCCGGCACATGAAACCTTTAGTGATCTTTAAAGTTGGAGAAACATTTAGCGGACTCTCGCGCCAGATCGGTGACTTCGAGCATTGGATCATGAACGGGATCGGATCGGCGGCGATCCCCGTGACCGTCTTGGATCCGCGCACGGCGGGAGCCCTGCCGGACATATCGGATGTCGCGGGAGCCATCATCACCGGATCGCATGGCATGGTCACCGACCAGGCGCCCTGGAGCGAAAGCCTGGCAGCATGGTTGCGCTCGGCGGTGTCGCACAATGTTCCGGTGCTGGGCATTTGCTATGGCCATCAATTGCTGGCGCATGCGCTGGGTGGCGAAGTGAGTTATCACCCTGAGGGAATCGAGCTTGGAACGGTGAGCGTCAGGCTGACTGACGCCGCACGACTCGATTCATTGTTCCAGGGTTTGCCGGACGAGTTTGGAGCACAGGTTGTCCACCGGCAGAGTGTGCGCAAGCTTCCCCCAGGCGCCGTCTTATTGGGCGGCAATGCATTTGAACCGCACCAGGCGTTCCGCGTAGGCGATGCTGCATGGGGCGTGCAGTTTCATCCTGAATTTAGTTCGGTTGCCATGTCCGGCTATATCGACGAGCTGGGAAGACGTTCGGACCTGGAACCGATGGCGTCGAAGTCCTTGTTAAAGAATGTCCTGGCCACTGATGACGCTGCCTCGCTCTTGCCGAAGTTCGCTGAGCTGGCGAGTCGTCACTCGGCATTTAAATCCGGTTCAAGCGAAAACCGTTAGTTAGCTGCAGTCGCGTCCGCCCCAAAGCAGACATTCCCGGACCTGCACGGACCGATCCCATTCTTCAGGCCCGGTAGCGTAATGCCTCGACGAGCAGGGCGAATGCAGGCGAAGGCTGCCGCCGGCTTGGATAATAGAGGTGGTACCCGGAAAAAGTCGGGCTCCAGTCTTCAAGTGCCGGAATCAGCCGGCCTTTGGCGACATCGTCTTTCACGACGTCCTCAAGCATAAAACCCAAACCTAGTCCGGCCACAGATGCTTTGAGCATCTGCGACACGCCGTTGACAACAAGCTGCCCGTCGACGCGCACGTTCAGCTCCCGCCTGCCTTTTTTCATCTCCCAGGCATATAAGCCACCCAGGGTCGGCAAGCGCAGGTTGATGCAACTGTGATGGGTCAAATCCTGCGGTGTCCTGGGTGGCGCGTGCTCCGCAAAGTAGGCTGGGGAGCCAACGACTACCATACGTACGTCCGGACCGATGCGTACGGCCACCATGTCCTTTGCAACCTGCTCCCCAAGCCGCACCCCTGCGTCATACCGCTGCTCGACAATATCGACCAACCTGTTTTCCGAGTTGATTTCAATCTTGATGTCAGGGTATTCAGGCAGAAATTTTGCCAGGGTCGGCATGAGGACCGTATTTGATGCATGTTCGGAGGCGGTAATGCGCACCGTCCCCGCTGGCTTGTCACGCAGCTCGCTCAAGGCTGCCAGTTCCGCCTCAATCTCTTCAAACCGCGGCGCCAAGGTTGCCAGCAGCCTTACTCCCGCATCGGTGGGTGAAACCTTGCGGGTTGTTCTGGCTAGTAAGCGAATCTTCAGCCTCGCCTCCAGTCCGCTGATTGTCTGGCTCAACGCCGACGGTGAGATACCGATTTGCGCTGCTGCGCGGGTAAAGCTTCCTTCACGCGCAACTGCGACGAAGGCTAATAGATCATTGAAGTTTTCTCGCGCCATTTTTTAGTTCACCTTAATAGTTTATGCAGATTATATGGGCTAATCAAAGGGACTCATATTGTCTACAGTACGGATCGACAATGCGACATTTCCGGACTTGACGGTGTTTGAGAGTTTCTTGCCTAAATAAAACAACACGGTGATCGCAACAACGCGTTCTGCATTGCGCCGAATGACACGTTCGATATTTGAATGGAGAGTAAAAAATGAAACAGCGCCAACTTGGAAACACCGGCCTGAGAGTTTCAGCCATCGGCCTCGGCTGTATGGGTTTGAGTTACGGCTATGGTCCGGCAACGGACAAGCAAGCGGCGATCAAGTTGATTCAGTCGGCCGTTGAGCAAGGTGTGACGTTCTTCGATACGGCAGAGGCCTACGGCTTGAATGAGGAACTTGTCGGCGAAGCCTTGAAGCCTTATCGGGACAAGGTTGTAATCGCGACCAAGTTCGGTTTCAGGCATGGTGACGTCACTGCCGGGCTGGACAGCCGCCCCGAACGGATCAGGGAAGTCGCAGAAGCATCATTGAAACGCTTAAAAACCGATCGTATCGATCTGTTCTACCAGCACCGTGTCGATCTCACTGTGCCGATTGAAGATGTCGCCGGCACGGTGAAGGACTTAATTCAGCAAGGCAAGGTCAAGCATTTTGGGTTGTCCGAAGCAGGCGTCGCCACGATCCGTCGCGCCCACGCAGTCCAGCCTTTAGCAGCGCTGCAAAGTGAATATTCGCTCTGGTGGCGCGAGCCTGAGCAGGAAATCTTGCCGGTAATAGAGGAACTGGGCATCGGTTTCGTGCCATTCAGCCCCTTAGGCAAAGGTTTCTTGACGGGCGCTATCAACGAAAACACACAATTCGACAGCAGCGATTTCCGCAATCTCGTGCCGCGCTTCGCAGAAGAATCACGCAGCGCGAACCAGGCCTTGGTCGATCTGCTGGGGGACATTGCCGCAAGCAAGCAGGCCACCCGAGGACAAATTGCATTGGCCTGGCTGCTGGCAAAAAAGCCATGGATCGTGCCAATTCCAGGCACCACCAAATTGCACCGGCTGGAAGAAAACATCGGCGCTGCAAATGTGCAATTGACACCTGGCGAAGTGAGCAATATCGACGCCGCCTTTTCGCGTATCACCGTTCAGGGCGACCGCTATCCGGCGTCTCTTCAGGCGCGCGTAGGACGCTGATCGTTCATCGAGATATGGGATGAAACAACGCAATTCCATATCCCGCAGGGACGTCCAGGTGGAGGCAAACCAAAACCGATGGACTGGACAATAGACATGGCAACCAAACCGGAAACACAGGGCAATCGCCGCAGGTTCCTGCTTGCAGCGGGAAGCCTCGCAGCAGCAGCACCATTCGCTGGCCACGCACAGGAAAAGGCATCTGCCAGGCGTGGAGCCGCATCGGGCCCTGCCTCAGCGGGAGTCGTAGGGCGCCGAAAACTTGGGGCACTGGAAGTCTCCAGCGTGGGTCTCGGTGTGCAGAACATGAGCCGCACCTATCAGACGACGGTACCCAGCCGGCCTGAAATGCACAACATCATCCGCACTGCCTTCGACCGAGGCGTCACCTTTTACGACGCGGCCGAGGCGTACGGTCCGCATGAGGTGGAGCGGATCCTGGGGGAAGGCGTGGCGCCTTTCCGCGACAAGATCGTTATCGCAACCAAGTTCGGCTGGAACATTGATCAGGAAACCGGCAAGCGACTCCCGGGACTGAACAGCCGACCAGAGCATGTGAAGCGGGTCGTCGAAGGAATGCTGAAACGCTTGCGGACCGACCGCATCGATCTGCTGTACCAGCACCGGGTCGACCCGCAAGTTCCCATTGAAGATGTGGCTGGCGCCATCAAGGACCTGATGACGCAAGGCAAAGTCCTGCACTGGGGCCTGTCGGAGATGGGGTTAAATACCCTGCGCCGCGCGCATGCTGCCTTGCCCGTCAGTGCGGTTCAGAACGAATATTCGATGCTGTGGCGTGGCCCTGAAAAAGGCGTCATTCCGCTCTGCCAGGAACTGGGGATCGGCTTTGTACCCTGGAGCCCGCTCGGGGTTGGGTTCCTGACGGGCGCCATCGATGCCAACACGCGATTCGCTGATGGCGATATTCGCAAGATCGAGTCCCGGTTCGCCCCTGAGAACCTGCCCAACAACCTGGCGCTCGTAGAGTTATTAACGAGCTGGGCAGCGCGCAAGCAGGCAACGCCAGCGCAAATCGCGCTAGCCTGGCTGATGGCTCAGAAACCATGGATTGTTCCCATTCCCGGAACCACGCAGATGCCACACATGCTGGAAAACATCGGTGCAAGCACGGTTCGTTTCAGTGCGGATGAACTTGCAGAGCTCGATCGGTCCGTAGCGTCGATCCAAATTCGAGGGGCACGGCTGCCGGACGCAGTGCAGGTGTTCTCTGACGTCGAGGCACCTCCGAAGATCTGATCAAATAATGATTGACCACCGAATACAGGGTTTATGCAGATAGGAGTTTGAAATGAAATCTCGATTTTTGAATGCAACACTCATGGCCGCGGCTATTGGCACTTCATCTGGCGGTGCGATTGCTGCAGATTATAAAAAAAATCCGTTCATGCTGGTATATGACGGCGCGATTGCCGAAAACGTCAAAGGGAAAGTCAATATTCATCCCGTTACTTATCCGCTGAATGGCCTGGATATTGCTGCCAACGTTTATACGCCGCCCAATTACACTCCAGGCAGGAAATACCCTGCTGTGGTGGTGGCCCATCCGAATGGTGGGGTAAAAGAGCAAGTTGCCGGACTCTATGCCCAACGTTTGGCAGAACAAGGCTACATCACCATCACTGCTGATGCAGCGTATCAAGGCGCCAGCGGTGGCATGCCGCGGCAAGTGGATAAGCCGGCAAACCGGATCGAGGATATTCACGGCATGGCTGACTTCATCACGCAATATGCCGGCGTGGATGCTGGCCGTTTAGGCTTGCTCGGACTCTGCGGTGGCGGCGGCTATTCGTTAAAAGCGGCACAATCTGACAAACGATTCAAATCCATCGCCACCTTGAGCATGTTTAACTCTGGTCGGGTTCGACGTAACGGCTACATGGATTCGCAACGTTCATCCATTCAAGAGCGCTTGAAACAAGCTTCCGATGCGCGCGCGCAAGAAGCGGCCGGAGGCCAGATTATCTATGCTGGCGATGCCAATCTGAGCGACGAACAAATCGCCAAGCTGCCATTTGATCTGTATCGCCAGGGCTATGAATACTACTGGAAGACGCATGCGCATCCCAATTCGACCTTCCGCTACACGATGAGCAGCCTTCTCGAATTAATGAATTTCGACGCTGCCAGCAATATGGATTTGATCAATCAGCCATTGCTGATGATTGCAGGCAGCAAAGCCGATTCCCTGTATATGACCCAGAGCGCATTCAAGGATGCGACCAATGCGAAGGATAAAGAGCTTTACTTCATTGACGGGGCAACCCACATTGAAACCTATTGGGTGCCGCAATACGTAAATCAAGCCATGGGTAAATTGACCCAGTTCTTCGGAAAATATCTTTAGGCGTCTACACTCGGATGTCCGCATCCGGCTGAATCCGGATAAGCCAAATCGGGCTAAAATTGGTGTTTCGTATCAAAGGCATTTGATCAATGCACATCCGCCCAGCCATGGAATCTGCCTTTGACGACATAAAATCTGAATGGCCTACATTAAGTGCAGAGCAATATGATGAAATACGATCACCAAAACCCTTTTGCCAGAATATTGCGCGGTGAATTGCCGTCGATTAGGATTTACGAAGATGACGCCACAATCGCGATCATGGACATCATGCCGCAATCCGAAGGGCATGTCCTCATCTTGCCAAAAGAGCCGGCTATTGAGATTTTCGAACTATCGATCGAAAGTGCGGCCGCCTGTATTCGAACTACCCATAAAGTGGCAGCCGCGGTCAAGGCTGCGTTGAACCCGCCAGGTATCATGATTGCGCAACTCAATGGAAGCGCAGCCGGCCAGACCGTACCCCATGTGCATTTCCATGTGATCCCGAAGCATGACGGGGAACCGCTTAAGCTGCATGCGGCTGTTCTTGCAGATCAAGACCTGCTTCGTGAAGTTGCCGATCGGATTATTGCCGCTTTACCTGCGGATACTTTCTGATCAACTTTAGAGCTGCGCAAGACCGCACCGAAGCGGCATTTAATGCCCAATGCGCTCGTTTCAAACAATCGTTCGCCGGGTGAAGGCTTCCAGGAAGTCAATCAACTCGATCAAGGCGGCTCGGGAGTTTGGCATTGACAAGAGCATGAAGGTCGTCGCGATGCACTTGTACATCAATGACGTGCATTCTCTTGGCCTGAATGTGGCGCAGGACCTCTACATGACCGATGGCTGGTACTGGGATCTGAACGACCAGACGCGTGCCTGGTCGAAGAAGTACTTCGCCAGGATGAAAAAGATGCCGTCACTGTTGCAGGCCGCCGACTATTCGGCAGCCATGCACTACCTGAACGCAGTCAAGGCGATCAACAGCGATGATGGCGACAAGGTGATGGCACAGATGAAGGCAACCAGGATCAACGACATGTTCGCCAAGAATGGCTACATTCGCCAGGATGGGCGCATGGTGCATGACATGTACTTCATGCAAGTCAAAAAGCCGTCGGAATCGAAGTATCCCTGGGATTATTACAAGCTGGTTGAAGTCATCCCCGGTGAAAAAGCCGCAGCAACCAAGGCAGAGTCCAAGTGCGCACTCTGGAAGTAAGCTAGTGCACAACCAAGGCCCGGCGTTCTCGCCGGGCTTTTTTGTTTTGGCATGCTTGCTTTGTCTGACAGCGGATATCCCGGAAGGAATGCCGTGAGTCTGGCAAATCCTGTTGGGCTCGGTTTTTTTTGACGTTGCGATTGCATAGAGGATCGTAGTTTGAGCAAGTCGACATTACGAATGTCGATGATCTCCTATGATCAATTCAAGGTACACCAGCCCCGGAGACGATCATGCCCACTACCGCAATTCAGAATGCCGCCAAGCCTGCCAGCGCACGTCGTACGACAACGGCGAAGCCGGCCACTGCGGGTGCCGCCGACGCAATCGCATTATTGAAAGACGACCACAAAAAAGTGAAAAAGCTTTTCAAGGACTTTGAAAAACTGAAAGAAGATGGCGGTGACGAGGAGAAAGCGGCGCTCGTGAGCCAGATCTGCATGGAGCTCACCGTGCATACGCAAATTGAAGAGGAAGTTTTTTATCCTGCGTTCCGCAAAACCAAGGATGCGGAAGATCTGGTCGATGAAGCCGTGGTCGAACATGCCACCGCCAAGGACCTGATACGCCAGTTGCAGTCCATGCAGCCGTCAGATGAGCTTTACGATGCCAAGGTGACCGTTTTAGGCGAGTACATCGATCACCATGTCGAAGAGGAAGAAAAGGAAATGTTCAAGAAAGCGAAGCGAGCCAAGCTTGACATGGCGGCACTTGGTAAAAAGCTTGCCAGCCGCAAGAAAGCCATATTGAAGGAATTGCAGCACTAGGGTGGGCGCCTGAAGGCACTCTTTGCCATATCCAGAAAGGCACCTTCAGGTGCCTTTCTTTCCTATGGGTTGCGCGACTAGCCCTTGATGCGACCAATGATATCCGAGAGCATGGTAATCATCTGGTCGATCTCCGCAGTGGTGACATTCAGCGCCGGCATGAAGCGCAGCAGGTTCGGGCGTGGCGAATTCAGCAGCAGGCCGACCGGGCCCATGTCGCGCGCCACGTCGACGATTTTCGGGCCGATCTCGGCACCGAGATCCAGCGCGCGCAGCAAGCCTTCGCCGCGTTCCGCCCCCAGGCCATGCTTTTCGGAAAGTTTTTTCAGTTCGCCGGAAAGATAGGCGCCCTTGTCGCGCACGGATTGCATGAAGCCGTCCGCCAGCAGGGCCTCGATGACGGCGACGCCGACAGCGGTCATCAACGGGTTGCCATTGTAGGTGCCGCCCTGGTCGCCGGCTTCAAAGCAGGCAATTTCCTCGCGGCAGAGCAGGGCGGCCAGCGGCACGCCGCCGCCAATGCCTTTGCCCAGCGTCATGATGTCCGGCACGACATCGGACAGCTGGTAAGCGAACAGTTCGCCCGTGCGGCCCATGCCGGTCTGCACTTCATCGACGATCAAAAGGATGTTGTGGCGCTGGGTCAGCTCGCGCAAGCCTTGCATGAATTCGCGCGAGGCCGGGATCACGCCGCCTTCGCCCTGCACCGGCTCCAGCATGACCGCGACGGTATGGCTGTTGACCAGTTTTTCCACGCTGGCCAGGTCGTTCAGGTCAGCCTTGGGGAAGCCTGGCACTTGCGGCGCATACAGGGTGTCCCAGCCCGGCTTGCCGCTGGCCGACATGGTCGCCAGGGTACGGCCATGGAAGCTGTGCTTGAAGGTGATGATTTCA comes from the Janthinobacterium sp. 17J80-10 genome and includes:
- a CDS encoding alpha/beta hydrolase, with the protein product MAAAIGTSSGGAIAADYKKNPFMLVYDGAIAENVKGKVNIHPVTYPLNGLDIAANVYTPPNYTPGRKYPAVVVAHPNGGVKEQVAGLYAQRLAEQGYITITADAAYQGASGGMPRQVDKPANRIEDIHGMADFITQYAGVDAGRLGLLGLCGGGGYSLKAAQSDKRFKSIATLSMFNSGRVRRNGYMDSQRSSIQERLKQASDARAQEAAGGQIIYAGDANLSDEQIAKLPFDLYRQGYEYYWKTHAHPNSTFRYTMSSLLELMNFDAASNMDLINQPLLMIAGSKADSLYMTQSAFKDATNAKDKELYFIDGATHIETYWVPQYVNQAMGKLTQFFGKYL
- a CDS encoding LysR family transcriptional regulator, producing the protein MARENFNDLLAFVAVAREGSFTRAAAQIGISPSALSQTISGLEARLKIRLLARTTRKVSPTDAGVRLLATLAPRFEEIEAELAALSELRDKPAGTVRITASEHASNTVLMPTLAKFLPEYPDIKIEINSENRLVDIVEQRYDAGVRLGEQVAKDMVAVRIGPDVRMVVVGSPAYFAEHAPPRTPQDLTHHSCINLRLPTLGGLYAWEMKKGRRELNVRVDGQLVVNGVSQMLKASVAGLGLGFMLEDVVKDDVAKGRLIPALEDWSPTFSGYHLYYPSRRQPSPAFALLVEALRYRA
- a CDS encoding HIT domain-containing protein, whose amino-acid sequence is MKYDHQNPFARILRGELPSIRIYEDDATIAIMDIMPQSEGHVLILPKEPAIEIFELSIESAAACIRTTHKVAAAVKAALNPPGIMIAQLNGSAAGQTVPHVHFHVIPKHDGEPLKLHAAVLADQDLLREVADRIIAALPADTF
- a CDS encoding hemerythrin domain-containing protein; translated protein: MPTTAIQNAAKPASARRTTTAKPATAGAADAIALLKDDHKKVKKLFKDFEKLKEDGGDEEKAALVSQICMELTVHTQIEEEVFYPAFRKTKDAEDLVDEAVVEHATAKDLIRQLQSMQPSDELYDAKVTVLGEYIDHHVEEEEKEMFKKAKRAKLDMAALGKKLASRKKAILKELQH
- a CDS encoding aldo/keto reductase → MSRTYQTTVPSRPEMHNIIRTAFDRGVTFYDAAEAYGPHEVERILGEGVAPFRDKIVIATKFGWNIDQETGKRLPGLNSRPEHVKRVVEGMLKRLRTDRIDLLYQHRVDPQVPIEDVAGAIKDLMTQGKVLHWGLSEMGLNTLRRAHAALPVSAVQNEYSMLWRGPEKGVIPLCQELGIGFVPWSPLGVGFLTGAIDANTRFADGDIRKIESRFAPENLPNNLALVELLTSWAARKQATPAQIALAWLMAQKPWIVPIPGTTQMPHMLENIGASTVRFSADELAELDRSVASIQIRGARLPDAVQVFSDVEAPPKI
- a CDS encoding glutamine amidotransferase yields the protein MKPLVIFKVGETFSGLSRQIGDFEHWIMNGIGSAAIPVTVLDPRTAGALPDISDVAGAIITGSHGMVTDQAPWSESLAAWLRSAVSHNVPVLGICYGHQLLAHALGGEVSYHPEGIELGTVSVRLTDAARLDSLFQGLPDEFGAQVVHRQSVRKLPPGAVLLGGNAFEPHQAFRVGDAAWGVQFHPEFSSVAMSGYIDELGRRSDLEPMASKSLLKNVLATDDAASLLPKFAELASRHSAFKSGSSENR
- the lpdA gene encoding dihydrolipoyl dehydrogenase: MSTLEMKVPNIGDFKDVEVIELLVKPGDTIKVDQSVATVESDKASIEIPASHAGVVKELKVKLGDKVSEGALLLVLDVQEGAEAPAAATAAAAPVAAPAAAPSAPAAAVAAPAAASFAGQADMECDTLVLGAGPGGYTAAFRAADLGQKVILVERYPSLGGVCLNVGCIPSKALLHAAKVITESEEMAHAGVKFGKPEIDIDGLRGWKEGVIKKLTGGLSGLAKARKVQVVQGKGGFSSPNTLTVETPDGSKTIAFRNAIVAAGSSVAKIPGFPYDDPRLIDSTGALELRQIPKRLLVIGGGIIGLEMACVYDALGSRVTVVEFADGLIPAADRDIVKPLQKRIEKRYEAIYLKTKVTRLEARAEGLLATFEGAEGSNNAPAQPQLYDMVLLAVGRRPNGREIAADKAGVVVNERGFIPVDAQQRTNVPHIFAIGDICGDPMLAHKATNEAKVAAEVIAGHKVAFDAMTIPSVAYTDPEIAWMGVTETEAKAKGIPYEKAAFPWAASGRALAMGRDDGVTKLLWDPETKRIIGAGIVGVNAGELLAETVLAMEMGADLEDLALTVHAHPTLSETPMFAAEMGLGIITDLYVPKK
- the aceF gene encoding dihydrolipoyllysine-residue acetyltransferase: MSMTEIKVPDIGDFKEVEVIELLVKVGDTIKAEQSLVTVESDKASMEIPASHAGVVKELKVKIGDKVAEGSVLLVLEAQDGAAAPAAAPAAAAPAPAQSAAPAPAVAAPAAPLPAVQPQPTMAVVESAPAPGGRKPHASPSVRKFARELGVDLARVPGSGPKGRIVQPDVQAYVKSVVSGAAAPAAAAGGGAGMNLLPWPSLDFSKFGATEVQPLPRIKKISGPNLHRNWVMIPHVTQFDEADITDLEEFRKSSNAALAKSGVKLTMLAFVIKACVAALRQYPAFNASLNEKGENLILKQYYNIGFAADTPNGLVVPVIKDADKKGISQIAAEMGTLSAQARDGKLKPADMQGASFTISSLGGIGGTAFTPIINAPEVAILGLSKSAIKPVWDGKQFAPRLLLPLSLSYDHRVIDGAMAARFTVFLGEVLADMRKTLL
- a CDS encoding MFS transporter, yielding MTTCVVVKKDNQIAIAADSLVTFGDTRLSSAYEANRKIFQVGESWITLAGTAAHFPVMRKLLTEMGEDCKLSSREEVFETYSKVHQILKENYFLNTKEDEDDPYESSQITSLIANPYGIFGVYSYREVFSFDRFWGIGSGRNFALGAMYAVYEQPGSARDIALAGVQAGVEFDKSSAAPYQVYSIEMKQE
- a CDS encoding aldo/keto reductase; the encoded protein is MKQRQLGNTGLRVSAIGLGCMGLSYGYGPATDKQAAIKLIQSAVEQGVTFFDTAEAYGLNEELVGEALKPYRDKVVIATKFGFRHGDVTAGLDSRPERIREVAEASLKRLKTDRIDLFYQHRVDLTVPIEDVAGTVKDLIQQGKVKHFGLSEAGVATIRRAHAVQPLAALQSEYSLWWREPEQEILPVIEELGIGFVPFSPLGKGFLTGAINENTQFDSSDFRNLVPRFAEESRSANQALVDLLGDIAASKQATRGQIALAWLLAKKPWIVPIPGTTKLHRLEENIGAANVQLTPGEVSNIDAAFSRITVQGDRYPASLQARVGR